In one window of Burkholderia cenocepacia DNA:
- a CDS encoding acetylornithine transaminase: MPLNDYPIDSLMYITNRPDIVFTHGKGSWLYDHTGKRYLDFIQGWAVNSLGHCNDGIVEALKTQAEKLLNPSPAFYNEPMAKLAGLLTQHSVFDKVFFTNSGAEANEGAIKLARKWGRKFKNGAYEIITFDHSFHGRTLATMSASGKPGWDTIYAPQVPGFPKAELNNIESVEKLITDKTVAVMLEPIQGEGGVIPATREFMQALRALTKQHNLLLIVDEVQSGCGRAGTLFAYELSGIEPDVMTLAKGIGGGAPLGALLSKADVAVFEAGDQGGTYNGNPLMTAVGYSVISQLVAPGFLEGVRARSEYLKRKLLELSEERGFEGERGEGLLRALLLGKDIGPQIVEKARDMQPDGLLLNAARPNLLRFMPALNVTTEEIDQMMAMLRSILDTL; encoded by the coding sequence ATGCCCCTGAACGATTATCCGATCGACTCGCTGATGTACATCACGAACCGCCCCGACATCGTGTTTACGCACGGCAAGGGTTCGTGGCTCTACGATCACACGGGCAAGCGCTATCTGGACTTCATCCAGGGCTGGGCCGTCAACAGCCTGGGCCACTGCAACGACGGTATCGTCGAAGCGCTGAAGACGCAGGCCGAAAAGCTGCTGAACCCGTCGCCGGCGTTCTACAACGAACCGATGGCGAAGCTCGCGGGTCTGCTCACGCAGCACAGCGTGTTCGACAAGGTGTTCTTCACGAACAGCGGCGCCGAGGCGAACGAAGGCGCGATCAAGCTCGCGCGCAAGTGGGGCCGCAAGTTCAAGAACGGCGCATACGAGATCATCACGTTCGACCACAGCTTCCACGGCCGCACGCTCGCGACGATGTCGGCCAGCGGCAAGCCGGGCTGGGACACGATCTACGCGCCGCAGGTGCCGGGCTTCCCGAAGGCCGAGCTGAACAACATCGAGTCGGTCGAGAAGCTGATCACCGACAAGACCGTCGCGGTGATGCTCGAACCGATCCAGGGCGAAGGCGGCGTGATCCCGGCCACGCGTGAATTCATGCAGGCACTGCGCGCGCTGACGAAGCAGCACAACCTGCTGCTGATCGTCGACGAAGTGCAAAGCGGTTGCGGCCGCGCGGGCACGCTGTTCGCGTACGAGCTGTCCGGCATCGAGCCGGACGTCATGACGCTCGCGAAGGGCATCGGCGGCGGCGCACCGCTCGGCGCGCTGCTGTCGAAAGCCGACGTCGCGGTGTTCGAGGCCGGCGACCAGGGCGGTACGTACAACGGCAACCCGCTGATGACGGCGGTCGGCTATTCGGTGATCTCGCAGCTCGTCGCACCCGGCTTCCTCGAAGGCGTGCGTGCGCGCAGCGAGTATCTGAAGCGCAAGCTGCTCGAACTGTCGGAGGAGCGCGGCTTCGAGGGCGAACGCGGCGAAGGCCTGCTGCGCGCGCTGCTGCTCGGCAAGGACATCGGCCCGCAGATCGTCGAGAAGGCGCGCGACATGCAGCCCGACGGCCTGCTGCTGAACGCCGCACGGCCGAACCTGCTGCGCTTCATGCCTGCCCTGAACGTGACGACCGAAGAAATCGACCAGATGATGGCGATGCTGCGGTCGATCCTCGACACGCTGTAA
- a CDS encoding ABC transporter ATP-binding protein, producing the protein MSDKQIRLSVSGVNKRFGGLQALSDVGLQIREGEIYGLIGPNGAGKTTFFNVITGLYTPDSGDFKLDGTNYTPTAVHQVAKAGIARTFQNIRLFGGMTALENVMVGRHVRTKHGLLGAVFQTPAERQEEREIKERAIELLEYVGVLQYADYTSRNLSYGHQRRLEIARALATDPKLLALDEPAAGMNATEKVELTRLLDKIRSDGRTILLIEHDVKLVMGLCNRMTVLDYGKVIAEGLPQDVQKNPKVIEAYLGAGVH; encoded by the coding sequence ATGAGCGACAAGCAAATCCGACTGTCCGTCTCGGGCGTGAACAAGCGCTTCGGCGGGCTGCAGGCGCTGTCCGACGTCGGCCTGCAGATCCGCGAAGGCGAGATCTACGGTCTGATCGGCCCGAACGGCGCCGGCAAGACGACGTTCTTCAACGTGATCACGGGCCTCTACACGCCCGACTCCGGCGACTTCAAGCTGGACGGCACGAACTACACGCCGACGGCCGTGCACCAGGTGGCCAAGGCTGGCATCGCGCGCACGTTCCAGAACATCCGCCTGTTCGGCGGGATGACGGCGCTCGAGAACGTGATGGTGGGCCGCCACGTGCGCACCAAGCACGGGCTGCTCGGCGCGGTGTTCCAGACGCCGGCCGAACGCCAGGAAGAGCGCGAGATCAAGGAACGCGCGATCGAGCTGCTCGAATACGTCGGCGTGCTGCAGTACGCGGACTACACGTCGCGCAACCTGTCGTACGGCCACCAGCGTCGGCTGGAAATCGCCCGGGCCCTCGCGACCGACCCGAAGCTGCTCGCGCTCGACGAGCCGGCAGCCGGGATGAACGCGACCGAGAAGGTCGAACTCACGCGCCTGCTCGACAAGATCCGCTCGGACGGCCGCACGATTCTCCTGATCGAGCACGACGTGAAGCTCGTGATGGGGCTGTGCAACCGGATGACGGTGCTCGATTACGGCAAGGTGATCGCCGAAGGTCTGCCGCAGGACGTGCAGAAGAATCCGAAGGTGATTGAGGCATATCTCGGCGCAGGGGTGCACTGA
- a CDS encoding LysR family transcriptional regulator gives MDKLDQVRIFLQVAEMGSFIKAAHALDVPRATVSAAVQQLETALGTRLLHRTTRQVQLTADGALLLERGRRLLAEADELDRLFRRRDRDVVGRLNVDVPSRIARRVVAPALPSLFRRHPKLQLSLGSTDRSIDLVQEGVDCAIRVGRLTDSSLVVRPLGQFTLINCASPDYLRECGVPEHPDALAHGHWAIGYASPTTGRELGWEYCADGQRHTLTLPSRVIVNNAETYIAGCIAGMGLIQIPRFDVEHLLASGALVDVMPGHRAEPMDVSAVYPHRRHRSRRLNAFIEWFGALMADALNDAGARGSGD, from the coding sequence ATGGACAAGCTGGATCAGGTCAGGATCTTCCTGCAGGTTGCCGAGATGGGCAGCTTCATCAAGGCCGCGCATGCGCTCGACGTGCCGCGCGCGACCGTGTCGGCGGCCGTCCAGCAGCTCGAAACGGCGCTCGGCACGCGTCTGTTGCACCGCACGACCCGCCAGGTGCAGCTGACCGCCGACGGCGCGCTGCTGCTCGAGCGCGGCCGGCGCCTGCTCGCGGAGGCCGACGAACTCGACCGCCTGTTCCGGCGCCGCGACCGCGACGTGGTCGGGCGGCTGAACGTCGACGTGCCGAGCCGGATCGCGCGCCGCGTCGTGGCGCCGGCGCTGCCGTCGCTGTTTCGCCGCCACCCGAAGCTGCAACTGTCGCTCGGCTCGACGGACCGCTCGATCGACCTCGTGCAGGAGGGCGTCGATTGCGCGATCCGTGTCGGGCGGCTCACGGACAGCAGCCTCGTCGTGCGGCCGCTCGGGCAGTTCACGCTGATCAACTGCGCGAGCCCCGACTATCTGCGCGAGTGCGGCGTACCCGAGCATCCGGATGCGCTCGCGCACGGGCACTGGGCGATCGGCTATGCGTCGCCGACGACCGGGCGCGAGCTCGGCTGGGAATACTGCGCGGACGGGCAGCGGCACACGCTGACGCTGCCGAGCCGCGTGATCGTCAACAACGCCGAAACCTATATCGCCGGCTGCATCGCCGGAATGGGCTTGATCCAGATTCCGCGCTTCGACGTCGAGCATCTGCTTGCAAGCGGCGCGCTCGTCGACGTGATGCCCGGCCACCGCGCCGAGCCGATGGACGTGTCGGCCGTGTATCCGCACCGCCGGCATCGCTCGCGGCGGCTCAACGCGTTCATCGAGTGGTTCGGCGCGTTGATGGCGGATGCGTTGAACGACGCGGGCGCGCGCGGCAGCGGCGACTGA
- a CDS encoding DUF2278 family protein codes for MSLDYGFVKAKVTSVARLKGSPHGREIQYHVHLTLALPAGDWDVAINVGTSDADDLLNYKLVYDFHHPVTATLAAAAEGYTDLTGQAALPALDYLRSDILNETGAWRASAVMDGTEHPEPIPSLLRLVNAAQSQGLDVVVFGRTYAQGNGIHDTHMNQGSTGPNYLHRAGDDHNDHNDVWQDGALLVRVSGTQWAAYFAAFEQQAVPTDALGNPLPGAGPITR; via the coding sequence ATGAGTCTGGACTACGGTTTCGTGAAGGCGAAGGTGACGTCGGTGGCGAGGCTGAAGGGCTCGCCGCACGGCCGCGAGATCCAGTATCACGTTCACCTGACGCTGGCGCTGCCGGCGGGCGACTGGGACGTCGCGATCAACGTCGGCACCAGCGACGCGGACGATTTGCTCAACTACAAGCTCGTCTACGATTTCCACCATCCGGTCACGGCGACGCTCGCCGCCGCGGCCGAGGGCTATACCGATCTGACGGGGCAGGCCGCGCTGCCCGCGCTCGACTACCTGCGCAGCGACATCCTGAACGAGACGGGCGCGTGGCGCGCGAGCGCGGTGATGGACGGCACCGAGCATCCGGAGCCGATCCCGTCGCTGCTGCGGCTCGTGAACGCCGCGCAGTCGCAGGGCCTCGACGTCGTCGTGTTCGGCCGCACCTATGCGCAAGGCAACGGCATCCACGACACGCACATGAACCAGGGCTCGACGGGCCCGAACTACCTGCATCGCGCGGGTGACGACCACAACGACCACAACGACGTCTGGCAGGACGGCGCGCTGCTCGTGCGCGTGAGCGGCACGCAATGGGCCGCGTATTTCGCGGCGTTCGAGCAGCAGGCCGTGCCGACCGACGCGCTCGGCAATCCGCTGCCGGGCGCGGGGCCGATCACGCGCTGA
- the copC gene encoding copper homeostasis periplasmic binding protein CopC — MPFDSFPFGRHAAAVIAAATVSSAAFAHAHLAKSDPAAGAALAAAPAAVTIDFTEPLEPAFSSIVVVDGDGKTVSNDRARIDASNRKRMTVPLAALGTGAYTVKWVAVATDGHRTQGAYGFSVK, encoded by the coding sequence ATGCCTTTCGATTCATTCCCGTTCGGCCGCCACGCTGCCGCCGTCATCGCGGCCGCGACCGTTTCGTCGGCCGCGTTCGCGCATGCGCATCTCGCGAAGAGCGATCCGGCGGCGGGCGCGGCGCTGGCCGCCGCACCAGCGGCCGTCACGATCGACTTCACCGAGCCGCTGGAGCCGGCATTCAGCTCGATCGTCGTCGTCGACGGCGACGGCAAGACGGTGTCGAACGACCGCGCGCGCATCGACGCATCGAACCGCAAGCGGATGACGGTGCCGCTCGCGGCGCTCGGCACCGGCGCGTATACGGTGAAGTGGGTGGCCGTCGCGACCGACGGGCATCGCACGCAGGGCGCATACGGCTTCAGCGTGAAGTAA
- a CDS encoding NAD-dependent epimerase/dehydratase family protein: MIATRILRRPRVLIVGCGDVGMRCVAQWRNARPDLHILALTSHPARRDELRAAGATPIVGDLDRPATLGRLAGLARTILHLAPPPSDGRDDRRTRALIAATSMPARRPAAPPAPAVGRLRTLRTAARQAGAPVRAARIVPEGLRAPTLVYASTTGVYGDCGGARIDETQPLRPANPRAFRRVSAERQLRAATVRGVLSARIVRIPGIYAANRLPVARLERGTPALEPADDVYTNHIHADDLAAILRRVVERGKPARVVHASDDTEWRMGEYFDRVAQVLGLPKPPRVSRADAERLLEPTLLSFMRESRRLSNTRLKAELCVTLRYPTVDDFLQTLAPASASGERR; this comes from the coding sequence ATGATCGCGACACGAATCCTGCGCCGGCCGCGCGTACTGATCGTCGGCTGCGGCGACGTCGGCATGCGCTGCGTCGCGCAATGGCGTAACGCGCGCCCCGACCTGCATATCCTCGCGCTGACGAGCCATCCGGCCCGCCGCGACGAACTGCGCGCCGCGGGCGCGACGCCGATCGTCGGCGATCTCGATCGTCCGGCGACGCTCGGCCGTCTCGCGGGCCTCGCCCGCACGATCCTGCATCTTGCGCCGCCGCCATCCGACGGTCGAGACGACCGGCGCACGCGTGCGCTGATCGCCGCAACGTCCATGCCCGCGCGTCGGCCGGCGGCACCGCCGGCCCCGGCGGTCGGCCGGCTCCGAACGCTGCGCACCGCGGCGCGACAGGCCGGCGCGCCCGTTCGGGCAGCGCGTATTGTACCCGAGGGCCTTCGCGCGCCGACGCTCGTCTATGCCAGTACGACGGGCGTCTACGGCGACTGCGGCGGCGCGCGCATCGACGAAACGCAGCCGCTGCGCCCCGCGAATCCGCGCGCGTTCCGGCGCGTGTCGGCCGAGCGGCAACTGCGCGCGGCGACGGTTCGCGGCGTGCTGTCCGCGCGCATCGTGCGCATCCCCGGCATCTATGCGGCGAACCGCCTGCCGGTCGCGCGGCTCGAGCGCGGCACGCCGGCGCTCGAGCCGGCCGACGACGTCTACACGAACCACATCCATGCGGACGATCTCGCGGCGATCCTGCGCCGGGTGGTCGAGCGCGGCAAGCCGGCGCGCGTCGTGCACGCGTCGGACGACACCGAATGGCGGATGGGAGAGTATTTCGACCGGGTCGCGCAGGTGCTCGGCCTGCCGAAGCCGCCGCGCGTGAGCCGCGCGGACGCCGAGCGCCTGCTCGAGCCGACGCTGCTGTCGTTCATGCGCGAGTCGCGGCGCCTGTCCAACACACGGCTCAAGGCCGAATTGTGCGTGACGTTGCGCTATCCGACCGTAGACGATTTCCTTCAAACGCTCGCGCCGGCCAGCGCGTCAGGTGAGCGCCGGTAA
- a CDS encoding DinB family protein, producing MNPTTLDALADFPRQLEAHFAAVPDGYARWTPDDWAGMPSEHFSPLGQLCHVRDIEIDGYHVRLRRMLDEDRPLLVSIDGDALAIERRYDDAYASDVLAAIRGARRETLEWLSRLTPAQFERTGEFDGYGSLTVRGLVHYLCSHDQQHLAGMQWLLGKIDAALYAR from the coding sequence ATGAATCCGACGACGCTCGACGCACTCGCCGATTTCCCTCGTCAGCTCGAAGCGCATTTCGCGGCCGTGCCCGACGGCTATGCGCGCTGGACACCCGACGACTGGGCCGGCATGCCGAGCGAGCATTTCTCGCCGCTCGGGCAGCTCTGCCACGTGCGCGACATCGAGATCGACGGCTATCACGTGCGGCTGCGGCGCATGCTCGACGAAGACCGGCCGCTGCTCGTGTCGATCGACGGCGACGCGCTCGCGATCGAGCGGCGCTACGACGACGCGTATGCGTCCGACGTGCTCGCGGCGATCCGCGGCGCACGACGCGAAACGCTGGAATGGCTGTCGCGCCTCACGCCCGCACAGTTCGAGCGTACCGGCGAGTTCGACGGCTACGGTTCGCTGACCGTGCGCGGGCTCGTCCATTACCTGTGCAGCCACGACCAGCAGCATCTGGCCGGCATGCAGTGGCTGCTCGGCAAGATCGACGCGGCGCTGTACGCGCGCTGA
- a CDS encoding GNAT family acetyltransferase: MDAAADAVAIRPFERADTDAVLAVWRDAFPQYDEAGAPPHRDPLRSIELKLATQPELFFVATSGARVVGTLMAGFDGHRGWLYSFGVANDARRLGIGRALIAHAERALAALGCLKINLQVLPGNDDACRFYAALGYRVEERISFGKTLSAA; the protein is encoded by the coding sequence ATGGATGCCGCCGCCGATGCTGTCGCTATCCGCCCGTTCGAACGCGCCGACACCGATGCCGTGCTCGCGGTATGGCGCGACGCGTTCCCGCAGTACGACGAGGCCGGTGCGCCGCCGCACCGCGATCCGCTGCGATCGATCGAACTGAAGCTCGCGACGCAGCCGGAACTGTTCTTCGTCGCGACCAGCGGCGCGCGCGTCGTCGGCACGCTGATGGCCGGTTTCGACGGACATCGCGGCTGGCTCTACTCGTTCGGCGTCGCAAACGATGCGCGCCGGCTCGGCATCGGCCGCGCACTGATCGCGCATGCGGAACGCGCGCTCGCCGCGCTCGGCTGCCTGAAGATCAACCTGCAGGTGCTGCCCGGCAACGATGACGCATGCCGCTTCTATGCGGCGCTCGGCTATCGCGTCGAGGAACGCATCTCGTTCGGCAAGACGCTGTCGGCCGCGTAA
- a CDS encoding ABC transporter permease subunit, whose protein sequence is MTSIQPIESSTSLVEERNTAKTVVIGILTAAFVIAAPIIIGSAGGNYWVRVLDFAMLYVMLALGLNVVVGFAGLLDLGYIAFYAVGAYTAALLSSPHLTSQFEWIAALAPNGLHVPFLLIVPIAMALAATFGILLGAPTLRLRGDYLAIVTLGFGEIVRIFMNNLDRPVNITNGPKGITGIDPVHVGGFNLSQTHTLFGFQLPSVYMYYYLFVLCSLLVIWVCTRLQHSRIGRAWAAIREDEIAAKAMGINTRNVKLLAFAMGASFGGLSGSMFGAFQGFVSPESFTFWESIVVLACVVLGGMGHIPGVILGAVLLAIFPEFLRSTMSPLQHALFGHDIVDTEVIRQALYGLAMVIIMLYRSEGLWPAPKHEDKIAKLAKRNSKKPVRA, encoded by the coding sequence ATGACATCCATTCAACCGATCGAATCGTCGACGTCGCTGGTCGAAGAGCGCAATACCGCCAAGACCGTCGTCATCGGCATCCTGACCGCCGCGTTCGTGATCGCCGCGCCGATCATCATCGGCTCGGCCGGCGGCAACTACTGGGTCCGCGTGCTCGACTTCGCGATGCTGTACGTGATGCTCGCGCTGGGCCTGAACGTGGTGGTCGGCTTTGCCGGCCTGCTCGACCTCGGCTACATCGCGTTCTACGCGGTGGGCGCCTACACGGCGGCGCTCCTGAGCTCGCCGCACCTGACCTCGCAGTTCGAGTGGATCGCGGCGCTCGCGCCGAACGGGCTGCACGTGCCGTTCCTGCTGATCGTGCCGATCGCGATGGCGCTGGCGGCGACCTTCGGGATCCTGCTCGGCGCGCCGACGCTGCGCCTGCGCGGCGACTACCTGGCGATCGTCACGCTCGGCTTCGGTGAAATCGTCCGGATCTTTATGAACAACCTCGACCGTCCGGTGAACATCACCAACGGCCCGAAGGGGATCACGGGCATCGATCCGGTGCACGTCGGCGGCTTCAACCTGTCGCAGACGCATACGCTGTTCGGCTTCCAGCTGCCGTCGGTGTACATGTACTACTACCTGTTCGTGCTCTGCTCGCTGCTGGTGATCTGGGTGTGTACGCGTCTGCAGCACTCGCGTATCGGCCGCGCGTGGGCCGCGATCCGCGAAGACGAGATCGCCGCGAAGGCGATGGGCATCAACACCCGTAACGTGAAGCTGCTCGCGTTCGCGATGGGCGCGTCGTTCGGCGGCCTGTCGGGCTCGATGTTCGGTGCGTTCCAGGGCTTCGTGTCGCCCGAGTCGTTCACGTTCTGGGAATCGATCGTCGTGCTCGCCTGCGTGGTGCTCGGCGGCATGGGCCACATCCCGGGCGTGATCCTGGGCGCGGTGCTGCTCGCGATCTTCCCGGAATTCCTGCGCTCGACGATGAGCCCGCTGCAGCACGCGCTGTTCGGTCATGACATCGTCGACACCGAAGTGATCCGTCAGGCGCTGTACGGCCTCGCGATGGTGATCATCATGCTGTACCGCTCGGAAGGCCTGTGGCCCGCGCCGAAGCATGAGGACAAGATCGCGAAACTGGCGAAGCGCAACAGCAAGAAGCCGGTGCGCGCTTAA
- a CDS encoding SDR family oxidoreductase: MATHTLADKVVLIAGGAKNLGGLIARDLAGHGAKAVAIHYNSAASQAQAEETAAAVRAAGAEAATFQADLTTAAAVEKLFDDAKQRFGKIDIAINTVGKVLKKPLTEISEAEYDEMFAVNSKSAFFFIKEAGRHLEDHGKLVTLVTSLLGAFTPFYAAYEGSKAPVEHFTRAASKEYGARGISVTAVGPGPMDTPFFYPAEGADAVAYHKTAAALSPFSKTGLTDIEDVVPFIRHLVTDGWWITGQTILINGGYTTK; encoded by the coding sequence GTGGCAACTCATACGCTCGCAGACAAGGTCGTCCTGATCGCAGGCGGCGCAAAGAATCTCGGCGGCCTGATCGCCCGGGACCTGGCGGGCCACGGCGCGAAGGCGGTGGCGATTCACTACAACAGCGCGGCGTCGCAGGCGCAGGCCGAGGAGACGGCTGCCGCGGTGCGTGCGGCCGGCGCGGAGGCCGCGACGTTCCAGGCGGACCTGACGACGGCCGCCGCGGTCGAGAAGCTGTTCGACGACGCGAAGCAGCGCTTCGGCAAGATCGACATCGCGATCAACACGGTCGGCAAGGTGCTGAAGAAGCCGCTCACCGAGATCAGCGAGGCCGAATACGACGAGATGTTCGCGGTCAACAGCAAGTCGGCGTTCTTCTTCATCAAGGAAGCCGGCCGGCACCTCGAGGATCACGGCAAGCTCGTCACGCTCGTGACGTCGCTGCTCGGCGCGTTCACGCCGTTCTACGCGGCGTACGAAGGATCGAAGGCGCCGGTCGAGCACTTCACGCGCGCGGCATCGAAGGAGTACGGCGCGCGCGGGATCTCGGTGACGGCTGTCGGGCCGGGCCCGATGGACACGCCGTTCTTCTATCCGGCCGAAGGCGCCGACGCGGTCGCGTATCACAAGACGGCCGCCGCGCTGTCGCCGTTCAGCAAGACGGGGCTGACCGACATCGAGGACGTCGTGCCGTTCATCCGCCATCTGGTGACCGACGGCTGGTGGATCACCGGGCAGACGATCCTGATCAACGGCGGCTATACGACCAAGTAA
- a CDS encoding CDP-6-deoxy-delta-3,4-glucoseen reductase → MAFNVTLKQSGRQFQVESDETVLAAALRQNVHLPYGCKNGACGSCKGQIVSGQIEQGPHAASALSNDERTRGLALLCCSKAQCDLEIDVREIAGVDGVQVKKLPCRIAALERKADDVMVVKLQLPANERLQYLAGQYVEFILKDGSRRSYSMANAPHEEGPIELHIRHMPGGKFTDHVFGAMKERDILRFEGPLGTFFLREDSDKPIVLLASGTGFAPIKAIIEHVKHSGITRPMTLYWGARRKKDIYLAELAEQWAREIPNFKYVPVLSEPDDADQWTGRTGFVHRAVIEDLPDLSGHQVYACGAPVMVESAQRDFTQHHALPADEFYADSFTSAADLAHPV, encoded by the coding sequence ATGGCATTCAACGTCACTCTCAAGCAAAGCGGCCGGCAATTCCAGGTCGAGTCGGACGAAACCGTGCTGGCGGCCGCGCTGCGCCAGAACGTCCATCTGCCGTACGGCTGCAAGAACGGCGCGTGCGGCTCCTGCAAGGGCCAGATCGTATCGGGCCAGATCGAACAGGGCCCGCACGCCGCGTCGGCGCTGTCCAACGACGAACGCACGCGCGGCCTCGCGCTGCTGTGCTGCTCGAAGGCGCAATGCGACCTCGAGATCGACGTGCGCGAGATCGCCGGCGTCGACGGCGTGCAGGTCAAGAAGCTGCCGTGCCGGATCGCCGCGCTCGAACGCAAGGCCGACGACGTGATGGTCGTGAAGCTGCAGTTGCCCGCGAACGAGCGCCTGCAGTACCTCGCGGGCCAGTACGTCGAATTCATCCTGAAGGACGGCTCGCGCCGCAGCTACTCGATGGCGAACGCGCCGCACGAGGAAGGCCCGATCGAGCTGCACATCCGCCACATGCCGGGCGGCAAGTTCACCGACCACGTGTTCGGCGCGATGAAGGAGCGCGACATCCTGCGCTTCGAAGGCCCGCTCGGCACGTTCTTCCTGCGCGAGGATTCCGACAAGCCGATCGTGCTGCTCGCGTCGGGCACCGGCTTCGCGCCGATCAAGGCGATCATCGAGCACGTGAAGCATTCGGGCATCACCCGCCCGATGACGCTCTACTGGGGCGCGCGCCGCAAGAAGGACATCTACCTCGCGGAGCTCGCCGAGCAGTGGGCGCGCGAGATCCCGAACTTCAAGTACGTACCGGTGCTCTCCGAGCCGGACGACGCCGACCAGTGGACGGGCCGCACCGGCTTCGTCCATCGCGCGGTGATCGAGGATCTGCCCGATCTGTCGGGCCACCAGGTGTACGCGTGCGGCGCGCCGGTGATGGTCGAATCCGCGCAGCGCGACTTCACGCAGCACCACGCGCTGCCGGCCGACGAGTTCTACGCGGACTCGTTCACGAGCGCCGCCGATCTCGCGCATCCGGTCTGA
- a CDS encoding branched-chain amino acid ABC transporter permease — MDIFVQQVLNGLVLGSVYAIIALGYTMVYGILGIINFAHGDVLMIGAMVALSAITVLQNHFPGLGNVATLTIGLGIAAVVCAFVGFTIERVAYRPLRRAPRLAPLITAIGVSILLQTAAMIIWSRNPLPFPQLLPTDPINVIKATDTTPGAVISVTEIVIIAVAFIVMGGLLLLVHKTKLGRAMRAIAESPNTASLMGVNPNFVISATFMIGSALAALAGVMIASEYGNVHFYMGFIPGMKAFTAAVLGGIGNLGGAMVGGVLLGLIEQLGAGYIGNLTGGVFGSNYQDVFAFVVLIIVLVFRPSGLLGERVADRA; from the coding sequence ATGGATATTTTCGTCCAGCAGGTTCTCAACGGGCTGGTGCTCGGCAGTGTGTACGCCATCATCGCGTTGGGATACACGATGGTGTACGGCATTCTCGGCATCATCAACTTCGCGCACGGCGACGTGCTGATGATCGGCGCGATGGTCGCGCTGTCGGCCATCACCGTGCTGCAGAACCACTTTCCCGGACTCGGCAACGTCGCGACGCTGACGATCGGCCTGGGCATCGCCGCGGTCGTCTGTGCGTTCGTCGGCTTCACCATCGAACGCGTCGCATACCGGCCGCTGCGCCGCGCGCCGCGTCTCGCCCCGCTGATCACCGCGATCGGCGTGTCGATCCTGCTGCAGACCGCTGCGATGATCATCTGGTCGCGCAACCCGCTGCCGTTCCCGCAGTTGCTGCCGACCGACCCGATCAACGTGATCAAGGCCACCGACACGACCCCCGGCGCCGTGATCTCGGTCACTGAAATCGTGATCATCGCGGTCGCGTTCATCGTGATGGGCGGCCTGCTGCTGCTCGTGCACAAGACCAAGCTCGGCCGCGCGATGCGCGCGATCGCCGAAAGCCCGAACACGGCGAGCCTGATGGGCGTGAATCCGAACTTCGTGATCTCCGCGACGTTCATGATCGGCTCCGCACTCGCCGCGCTGGCCGGCGTGATGATCGCGTCCGAATACGGCAACGTGCACTTCTACATGGGCTTCATCCCCGGCATGAAGGCGTTCACCGCGGCGGTGCTCGGCGGGATCGGCAACCTGGGCGGCGCGATGGTCGGCGGCGTGCTGCTCGGCCTGATCGAGCAGCTCGGGGCCGGCTACATCGGCAACCTCACGGGCGGCGTATTCGGCAGTAACTACCAGGACGTGTTCGCCTTCGTCGTGCTGATCATCGTGCTGGTGTTCCGCCCGTCGGGCCTGCTGGGCGAACGGGTCGCGGACCGCGCGTAA
- a CDS encoding ABC transporter ATP-binding protein: MAAAMLKIKGLQVNYGGIQAVKGVDMEVRQGELVTLIGANGAGKTTTMKAITGLKPYSAGDIEYEGKSIKGIPSHELLKRGLAMVPEGRGIFARMSIIENMQMGAYLRNDNEQIKKDVDRMFGFFPRLKERATQLAGTLSGGEQQMLAMSRAILSKPKLLLLDEPSMGLSPIMVEKIFEVVREISKEGITVLLVEQNARLALQAADRGYVMDSGTVTMEGDAKQMLDDPKVRAAYLGE; this comes from the coding sequence ATGGCAGCGGCAATGTTGAAAATCAAGGGCTTGCAGGTCAACTACGGCGGCATTCAGGCCGTCAAGGGCGTTGACATGGAAGTCCGTCAGGGCGAGCTCGTGACGCTGATCGGTGCGAACGGCGCCGGCAAGACCACGACGATGAAGGCGATCACCGGCCTGAAGCCGTACTCGGCGGGCGACATCGAGTATGAAGGCAAGTCGATCAAGGGCATCCCGTCGCACGAGCTGCTCAAGCGCGGCCTCGCGATGGTGCCGGAAGGCCGCGGGATCTTCGCGCGCATGTCGATCATCGAGAACATGCAGATGGGCGCGTACCTGCGCAACGACAACGAGCAGATCAAGAAGGACGTCGACCGGATGTTCGGCTTCTTCCCGCGCCTGAAGGAACGCGCGACGCAGCTCGCGGGCACGCTGTCGGGCGGCGAGCAGCAGATGCTGGCGATGTCGCGCGCGATCCTGTCCAAGCCGAAGCTGCTGCTGCTCGACGAACCGTCGATGGGGCTGTCGCCGATCATGGTCGAGAAGATCTTCGAAGTGGTGCGCGAGATCTCGAAGGAAGGCATCACGGTGCTGCTGGTCGAGCAGAACGCACGCCTTGCGCTGCAGGCAGCCGACCGCGGCTACGTGATGGATTCGGGCACGGTCACGATGGAAGGCGACGCGAAGCAGATGCTCGACGATCCGAAGGTGCGTGCCGCGTATCTGGGCGAGTAA